A segment of the Flavobacteriales bacterium genome:
TGAGCGTCTTCTTGCCCAGCTTATCAGCCGACATCGGCGCCTTGTTCAAGAGTTGCTGGTGCTTCCAGTCACCTTCGATCCAATACTCGATGCGGCGGAACACCTGCTCCATGAACACCGTTTGCGGACAGGCCCATCCGCAGAATAGGCGACCGAAGGCCACGGTGAATAGCGCAACGAAGACAATGAAGGCGAGTAACCCCACAACGAAGATCAGGAAGTCCTGAGGCCAGAAGGTCTGCCCGAAGAAGACGAAGCGCCGCTCGATCAAATTGATCATCAGCAGCGGCTCGCCACCGATGCGCAGGAAGGGACCAGCGAACAAGAGCGCCAGCAGGGAGTAGGCGAACCATTGCCTGCGTGTGGTCCACTTGCCGCTGGGCTTCTTCGGATAGACCCAAATGCGCCTGCCGCGCTTGTCCACCGTGCTGATGGAGTCGCGGAAGCTCTCGTCGCGCGAGGCTTCCGCGCGGGCATCGCGAGCGGCGTGTGCGGGTTGCTGGGCCATTCGGTTCGGTTATGAAGCCGCGTTCAGTGATGATCGTCAGCCGCGATGCTGAATGGACCGCAAAACTCCGGCTCTGTACGTTGAATGGGCTGACATCCATCAGTTCCGATGCGTGATATGGCTCACATAGAACTCGATGCGTTCGTGATGCTCTGGAATACGTCAAAAAGCACCGGGCGCCCTAATGGAGCGCCCGGCACCTGAGCATTTGATCTTCAGTTCTTCATGGCCACCTGCACGGTATCGATAATAGCGGTCGTGGAGTCTGCGGGAGCCGCGGCATCCTTCCACAATTCACCTTGTGGTGATTTCTGCGTGGGGCCGCCGGAGCCTTGCAGGCTAAGGATGTAGCTGGCGATGGCCTGTATCTCGTTGGGCTTCAATTGGCTCTTCCAGCTGATCATGCCTTTGGCCGGCACGCCGTACTTGATGGTCTTGAACACGTCCTTCACCCCGCCGCCATGCAGCCAATACTCGTCGGTGAGGTTGGGCCCCACGCTGGTCTCAGAGCCTGCGCCATCAGCGCCATGGCAAGCTGCGCAATACGTGGTGAAGGTCTCCTTGGCGGCAGTGAGCGCGCTTGCATCCGTTGTCACGGTCACGGTGTTCTCATCCACCGATGCGCCGGCTTTGGCCACGAAAGCGGCTACATCGGCCTTCGCCTGCTCCATCTCCGCGATGTACTCCTCTTTCGAGTCGTTCCAAGTTCCGGTCACGTGCATGTTCACCAAGTAGAGCACGCCCCAAGCGATAGTGCCATAGAAGAGCCACACCCACCAAGGCGGAAGCACGTTGTCCAATTCGCGGATGCCATCATACTCATGGTGCATGAGCAGGTCGCGCTCCTCCACTTCCTTAGCAGGCCGACGGGTAAGGGCATCCATGAGCTTCGCCACGATCGATGGGCGCTTCGAAGCGACCGTGCCGGGGCTGCCCTGCTCCTCGAATACACCGGTGATCGCGCGCATGGTGCCGCGAAGCAGATTGATCTGCACCATGAGCACGATGAATAGGAACACGTTGATAACCAGCAACAGGTAGAAGAGCTCCTGATGGCTCATGGTCGTGGTCGGCTCCACATAGGCCTGTGCCTGCGCGCCTCCCGCGAGGAGCAGGAAGGGAAGGAGCACGGCGGCTTTGCTGTGCCGCTCGGTGAGCTTGCGCATCCAGCCCGTGCTGCCCATCATGGTACGGAGGATCGAGCTCATGGCCAGGACCAGCACCACTTGCAATACGGCCAAGCCCATCAACACGTAGTTCACGGTGCCGCTCACCGGGATGAGCGGCTGATCGACGGCGGTGGATGCCGCATCCTGCGCAGCAGCGGTGATAGTAGCGGTTACCAGGGCGGCGGTTGCCAGCACCCGGTGAAGTCGGGCAGGTTCAGTGCGCATGGTTCGTGGTGGCATTAGAGGCATCATCAGCCAAAGGCAGTGAGCTCATGTGATCGACTTGGTCCCTTCGCATGGTGCGCACCCAGAAGAGCACGCCGATGAAAAGGGAGAAGAAGAGGATGAAGGCGAGCACCGGAAATAGGTCCACGTGATCGATGGAGGTCATGTGCCCTTTGATGAACTTGAGCATGGCTTCGGGTGCTACTGTTGGGCGGTTTCCTTGGCCTGGATGTCGGTGCCGAGGCGCTGCAGGTAGGCGATCAGCGCGATGATCTCCTTGTCTGCCGGCGCATCGATGCCATCCTTCTTCAGCCCGGCCACGATCTCGCCGCGCTGCTGCATCAGATGCGCATTGGCGCGATCGGCGAAGCCGGGGCCATAGGGCTCTTTGTCATAGGGCACGCCCATGGTGAGCATGGCCTCGATCTTCTTCTTGGTAGTGGTGGTGTCGAGGTCGTGCTCGTAGAGGTGGGTGTACGGCGGCATCAATGAGCCCGGGCTCATGCTGGTGGGGTCGTACATGTGGTAATAATGCCAGCTATGGCCATACTTGCCTCCTTGGCGCAACAGGTCCGGGCCGGTGCGCTTGCTGCCCCATTGGAAAGGGTGGTCGTACACGAATTCGCCCGCCTTGGCGTACTCACCGTAGCGCTCGGTCTCACTGCGGAAGGGGCGGATCATCTGGCTGTGGCAGGTGTAGCAGCCTTCGCGCACATAGATGTCGCGGCCTTGCAGCTCAAGCGGCGTGTAGGGCTTCACATGCGTGATGGTGGGGATGTTGCTCTTCACCAGGAAGGTGGGCACCATCTCGAAGAGGCCGCCGATGGCCACGAGCACCAGGCTGATCACCAGCATCTGGATTGGACGTCGCTCGATCCAGCGGTGCCAGTAGCCGCCATCCT
Coding sequences within it:
- a CDS encoding CcoQ/FixQ family Cbb3-type cytochrome c oxidase assembly chaperone: MLKFIKGHMTSIDHVDLFPVLAFILFFSLFIGVLFWVRTMRRDQVDHMSSLPLADDASNATTNHAH
- a CDS encoding c-type cytochrome, producing the protein MRTEPARLHRVLATAALVTATITAAAQDAASTAVDQPLIPVSGTVNYVLMGLAVLQVVLVLAMSSILRTMMGSTGWMRKLTERHSKAAVLLPFLLLAGGAQAQAYVEPTTTMSHQELFYLLLVINVFLFIVLMVQINLLRGTMRAITGVFEEQGSPGTVASKRPSIVAKLMDALTRRPAKEVEERDLLMHHEYDGIRELDNVLPPWWVWLFYGTIAWGVLYLVNMHVTGTWNDSKEEYIAEMEQAKADVAAFVAKAGASVDENTVTVTTDASALTAAKETFTTYCAACHGADGAGSETSVGPNLTDEYWLHGGGVKDVFKTIKYGVPAKGMISWKSQLKPNEIQAIASYILSLQGSGGPTQKSPQGELWKDAAAPADSTTAIIDTVQVAMKN